A single region of the Halorussus salinus genome encodes:
- a CDS encoding ATPase domain-containing protein yields MVDSTGSTVLDRALDGGLPENRTILVTGGPGTGKSTLGMQFLQTGLENGENCLFVSTEQTGDEIRASFEPFSFDLDHDALTITSVHARRGKTLEDDEPVLTLQTFDDGPTLDDEYAAPFEPQYIVEELSSYGPVDRVVLDSVSGLSAMGEDYDTYRRAVFDLVRLFNDEFGATAILTAEQSEATGSVEGEQSIAASDAVQFNTHGVIRLWRENVEGDYHRFVEVMKMRGVNHDTRVFELDFGDDGLRTYPRMRTHPGEFRPEEFFGTGIDGLDALMGGGVALGGNLLLQHDGQASPHSVLTNLLVRAIEDDMAVLLVPPVELPPKRLRSIIDDRVGDMDGLLNDDRLFLLDFTNIWENTRRNVFKPVAHEDETTESVFRTIDERRGDRSLLSLVNVEAQVPVLDADELRQVRFWEEENFFRHEDTSVYFFNPKTIGEQLSMFYKNGAWQVLRTWIDANGLQYVKLEKSPSGYMGSTRLVEYSDDEPYMNVQRPPRPPRGGDES; encoded by the coding sequence ATGGTTGACTCGACTGGCAGTACCGTCCTCGATAGGGCACTCGACGGTGGCCTCCCCGAAAACCGGACGATTCTAGTCACGGGCGGGCCGGGCACCGGCAAGTCCACCCTCGGAATGCAGTTCCTCCAGACCGGCCTCGAAAACGGCGAGAACTGTCTGTTCGTCAGCACCGAGCAGACCGGCGACGAGATTCGCGCCTCCTTCGAACCGTTCTCGTTCGACTTGGACCACGACGCGCTGACGATAACTTCGGTCCACGCCCGGCGGGGCAAGACGCTCGAAGACGACGAACCCGTCCTGACGCTGCAGACGTTCGACGACGGACCGACGCTGGACGACGAGTACGCCGCGCCCTTCGAACCGCAGTACATCGTGGAAGAGCTATCTTCCTACGGTCCCGTGGACCGCGTGGTCCTCGACAGCGTGTCGGGCCTGTCGGCGATGGGCGAGGATTACGACACCTACCGGCGCGCCGTCTTCGACCTCGTGCGCCTGTTCAACGACGAGTTCGGCGCGACCGCGATACTGACCGCCGAGCAGAGCGAGGCGACCGGCTCCGTCGAGGGCGAGCAGTCCATCGCGGCCTCCGACGCGGTGCAGTTCAACACCCACGGCGTGATTCGGCTCTGGCGCGAGAACGTCGAGGGCGACTACCACCGGTTCGTGGAGGTGATGAAGATGCGCGGCGTGAACCACGACACCCGCGTCTTCGAGTTGGACTTCGGCGACGACGGACTCCGGACTTACCCCCGGATGCGGACCCACCCCGGTGAGTTCCGACCCGAGGAGTTCTTCGGGACGGGCATCGACGGTCTCGACGCGCTGATGGGCGGCGGGGTCGCGCTCGGGGGGAACCTCCTGCTCCAACACGACGGGCAGGCCAGTCCCCACTCGGTGTTGACGAACCTCCTCGTCCGAGCCATCGAAGACGACATGGCGGTACTCCTCGTGCCGCCGGTCGAGTTGCCGCCCAAGCGCCTCCGGAGCATCATCGACGACCGGGTGGGCGACATGGACGGACTCCTGAACGACGACCGACTCTTTTTGCTGGATTTCACCAACATCTGGGAGAACACCCGCCGGAACGTCTTCAAGCCCGTCGCCCACGAGGACGAGACCACCGAGAGCGTCTTCCGGACAATCGACGAGCGACGGGGCGACCGGTCGCTCCTGAGTCTCGTCAACGTCGAGGCCCAAGTCCCGGTCTTGGACGCCGACGAACTCCGGCAGGTCCGATTCTGGGAAGAGGAGAACTTCTTCCGACACGAGGACACCTCGGTCTACTTCTTCAATCCCAAGACCATCGGCGAGCAACTGTCGATGTTCTACAAGAACGGGGCGTGGCAGGTCCTCCGGACGTGGATAGACGCCAACGGTCTCCAGTACGTCAAACTGGAGAAGTCCCCGAGCGGCTACATGGGTTCGACCCGACTCGTGGAGTACAGCGACGACGAACCGTACATGAACGTCCAGCGCCCGCCGCGGCCGCCCCGAGGAGGCGACGAGTCGTGA
- a CDS encoding phosphate uptake regulator PhoU, with amino-acid sequence METRKVQRLGPSTLAMTLPAEWAKENNVEKGDEVSLRMGGKGTLTVLPESAHTEESEAVIHAENLDADAVERAIVAQYVLGRRVIHVESEETLDSAHINAVYKAETQLMGLGVVEETPDSIAIRCSVDPEDFSLDNLLERLENTGSTMRGEAVKALAHGNPDLAQRALNRERQANKIFVLLLRLIFTAYQNPTLARAVDLDSGFPLIGYRSIAKNLELIADNAEDIAEITLEAEGHTLDVDGQTMRRIREFTDQVDEITAKAVQAAVERDYDKTLEVRALFHEIGDRESEILSDLPEMDNDSLLAVREVLVSLQQTAQYAMRNAEIAANLALNEESEHTTIN; translated from the coding sequence ATGGAAACTCGTAAGGTACAGCGATTGGGTCCCTCGACGCTGGCGATGACGCTACCAGCCGAGTGGGCCAAGGAGAACAACGTCGAGAAGGGCGACGAAGTGTCGTTGCGGATGGGCGGGAAGGGGACGCTGACGGTCCTGCCGGAGTCGGCCCACACCGAGGAGTCCGAGGCGGTCATCCACGCCGAGAATCTGGACGCCGACGCGGTCGAGCGCGCCATCGTCGCACAGTACGTCCTCGGTCGTCGGGTCATCCACGTCGAGAGCGAGGAGACCCTCGACAGCGCACACATCAACGCCGTCTACAAGGCCGAGACCCAACTGATGGGACTCGGCGTGGTCGAGGAGACCCCCGACAGCATCGCCATCCGGTGTTCGGTGGACCCCGAGGACTTCAGCCTCGACAACCTCTTGGAGCGACTGGAGAACACCGGTTCGACCATGCGCGGCGAGGCGGTCAAGGCGCTGGCCCACGGCAACCCGGACCTCGCACAGCGCGCGCTCAACCGCGAGCGACAGGCGAACAAGATTTTCGTCCTCCTGCTCAGGCTCATCTTCACGGCCTACCAGAACCCGACGCTGGCCCGCGCGGTCGATTTGGACTCCGGGTTCCCGCTCATCGGCTACCGCTCCATCGCCAAGAACCTCGAACTCATCGCGGACAACGCCGAGGACATCGCCGAAATCACCCTCGAAGCAGAGGGCCACACCTTGGACGTGGACGGCCAGACGATGCGCCGCATCCGGGAGTTCACCGACCAAGTGGACGAGATTACCGCGAAGGCAGTGCAGGCCGCGGTCGAGCGCGACTACGACAAGACGCTGGAAGTCCGCGCGCTGTTCCACGAGATCGGCGACCGTGAGAGCGAGATTCTGTCGGACCTGCCCGAGATGGACAACGACTCGCTGCTGGCGGTCCGGGAGGTGCTGGTCAGCCTCCAGCAGACCGCCCAGTACGCCATGCGGAACGCCGAAATCGCGGCGAACCTCGCGCTCAACGAGGAGAGCGAACACACGACCATCAACTGA